Proteins encoded by one window of Pseudomonas coleopterorum:
- the purT gene encoding formate-dependent phosphoribosylglycinamide formyltransferase — protein MTRIGTPLSPTATRVLLCGCGELGKEVVIELQRLGVEVIAVDRYADAPAMQVAHRSHVINMLDGAALRSVIEAEKPHYIVPEIEAIATATLVELESEGFTVVPTARAAQLTMNREGIRRLAAEELDLPTSPYHFADTFEDYERAVQDLGFPCVVKPVMSSSGKGQSLLRTSADVQAAWDYAQEGGRAGKGRVIIEGFIDFDYEITLLTVRHVGGTTFCAPVGHRQEKGDYQESWQPQAMSPVALAESERVARAVTEALGGRGLFGVELFIKGDQVWFSEVSPRPHDTGLVTLISQDLSQFALHARAILGLPIPLVRQFGPSASAVILVEGNSRQTAFDNLGAALAEPDTALRLFGKPEVNGQRRMGVALARDESIEAARAKATRAAQAVKVEL, from the coding sequence ATGACCCGTATCGGAACCCCCCTGTCGCCGACCGCGACCCGCGTATTGCTGTGTGGCTGCGGCGAGTTGGGCAAGGAAGTGGTGATCGAGCTGCAGCGCCTGGGCGTCGAAGTCATTGCCGTGGATCGCTACGCCGATGCGCCCGCCATGCAGGTTGCCCATCGCAGCCACGTCATCAACATGCTCGACGGCGCGGCCTTGCGCTCGGTCATCGAAGCGGAAAAGCCGCATTACATCGTGCCCGAGATCGAGGCCATCGCCACGGCCACTCTGGTGGAGCTGGAGTCCGAGGGTTTCACCGTGGTCCCGACCGCGCGCGCGGCCCAGCTGACCATGAACCGCGAGGGCATCCGGCGTCTGGCTGCCGAAGAGCTGGACCTGCCGACCTCGCCGTATCATTTTGCCGACACCTTCGAGGACTACGAGCGCGCCGTGCAGGACCTCGGTTTCCCCTGCGTGGTCAAGCCGGTCATGAGTTCCTCGGGCAAGGGCCAGAGCCTGTTGCGTACGTCCGCCGACGTCCAAGCGGCCTGGGACTATGCCCAGGAAGGCGGGCGCGCCGGCAAGGGCCGGGTGATCATCGAGGGCTTCATCGACTTCGACTACGAGATCACCCTGCTGACCGTGCGCCACGTGGGCGGCACGACGTTCTGCGCGCCGGTCGGCCATCGCCAGGAGAAGGGCGACTATCAGGAGTCCTGGCAGCCCCAGGCGATGAGCCCGGTGGCCCTGGCCGAATCGGAGCGTGTGGCTCGCGCGGTGACCGAAGCCCTGGGTGGGCGTGGTCTGTTCGGCGTCGAGCTGTTCATCAAGGGCGATCAGGTCTGGTTCAGCGAAGTTTCGCCACGTCCGCATGACACCGGTCTGGTCACGCTGATTTCCCAGGACCTTTCCCAGTTCGCCCTGCATGCCCGTGCCATTCTCGGCCTGCCGATCCCGCTGGTTCGTCAGTTCGGGCCGTCGGCCTCGGCGGTGATTCTGGTCGAGGGCAATTCTCGCCAGACCGCCTTCGACAACCTCGGTGCGGCACTGGCCGAACCGGATACGGCACTGCGTCTGTTCGGCAAGCCGGAGGTCAATGGGCAACGGCGCATGGGCGTGGCCCTGGCCCGCGACGAATCGATCGAAGCGGCCCGGGCCAAGGCCACACGTGCCGCGCAGGCGGTCAAGGTCGAGCTGTAA
- a CDS encoding DUF1289 domain-containing protein, which produces MNPLPKPVKSPCISVCALDEDDVCTGCQRTAVEITQWGRMNDDQRRDVLRLAHQRAVAQGLMLPGV; this is translated from the coding sequence ATGAATCCTCTACCCAAACCGGTCAAGTCGCCTTGCATCAGTGTGTGTGCACTGGACGAGGACGATGTGTGCACAGGCTGCCAGCGTACCGCAGTCGAAATCACCCAGTGGGGGCGCATGAATGACGATCAGCGTCGCGACGTGCTGCGTCTGGCTCATCAGCGCGCCGTGGCCCAGGGCCTGATGTTGCCAGGCGTTTAG
- a CDS encoding gamma carbonic anhydrase family protein, giving the protein MKYRLGDSRVETHPDSWTAPNATLIGKVRLQAGASVWFGAVLRGDNELIDIGEHSNVQDGTVMHTDAGVPLTIGRGVTIGHNAMLHGCTVDDFSLIGINAVILNGARIGKHCIIGANSLIAEGKEIPDGSLVMGSPGKVVRELTEAQKRMLEASAAHYVHNAQRYARELIEQDS; this is encoded by the coding sequence ATGAAATACCGTCTGGGCGACTCTCGCGTCGAAACCCATCCCGACAGCTGGACCGCACCCAATGCCACCCTGATCGGCAAGGTGCGGCTGCAGGCCGGCGCCAGCGTGTGGTTCGGCGCCGTGCTGCGCGGCGACAACGAACTGATCGACATCGGCGAGCACAGCAACGTCCAGGACGGCACCGTGATGCACACCGACGCCGGCGTGCCGCTGACCATCGGTCGCGGCGTCACCATTGGCCACAATGCCATGCTGCATGGGTGCACCGTGGACGACTTCAGCCTGATCGGGATCAACGCGGTTATCCTCAACGGCGCCAGGATCGGCAAGCATTGCATCATCGGCGCCAACTCGCTGATCGCCGAAGGCAAGGAAATTCCCGATGGATCGCTGGTCATGGGGTCACCGGGCAAGGTGGTGCGCGAACTGACCGAAGCCCAGAAGCGCATGCTCGAAGCCAGCGCCGCGCACTACGTCCACAATGCCCAGCGCTACGCGCGCGAACTGATCGAGCAGGATTCATGA
- a CDS encoding CoA pyrophosphatase, which yields MLDELLRRVSNHTPRTLETDSRFPEAAVLLPITRSDEPELVLTLRASGLSTHGGEVAFPGGRRDPQDPDLVFTALREAEEEIGLPPGLVEIVGPLSPLVSKHGLKVTPFVGIIPDYVEYRPNDAEIAAVFSVPLEFFRQDPREHTHRIDYQGRSWYVPSYRFGEYKIWGLSAIMIVELVNLMYDARISLHRPPEHYTAI from the coding sequence ATGCTGGACGAGCTACTGCGCCGAGTGAGCAACCACACCCCACGCACGCTGGAAACCGACAGCCGTTTTCCCGAAGCGGCGGTGCTGCTGCCCATCACCCGTAGCGACGAGCCTGAGCTGGTGCTCACGCTGCGTGCCTCGGGACTCTCGACCCACGGCGGCGAAGTGGCCTTTCCCGGCGGTCGGCGTGACCCGCAGGACCCGGATCTGGTGTTCACGGCCCTGCGCGAGGCCGAAGAAGAAATCGGCCTGCCGCCGGGGTTGGTGGAAATAGTCGGTCCGCTCAGCCCGCTGGTGTCCAAGCACGGGCTGAAGGTCACGCCTTTTGTCGGGATCATCCCGGACTACGTCGAATACCGGCCCAACGATGCGGAAATCGCTGCGGTGTTCTCGGTGCCGCTGGAGTTCTTCCGCCAGGATCCGCGCGAGCACACCCACCGCATCGATTACCAGGGACGCAGCTGGTATGTGCCCAGCTACCGCTTCGGCGAATACAAGATCTGGGGATTGTCGGCGATCATGATCGTCGAGCTGGTCAACCTGATGTATGACGCCCGGATCAGCCTGCACCGGCCTCCCGAGCATTACACCGCCATCTGA
- a CDS encoding NUDIX hydrolase, with product MNFCSHCGNPVTLRIPTGDTRPRFVCGHCHLVHYQNPKVVAGCLAVWQGQVLLCRRAIEPRRGFWTLPAGFMENGETLQHAASRETMEEACAQVTDLALYTVFDLPHISQVQVFYRAEMSEPVFAVGEESLEVGLFAQNQIPWAELAFPTVGRTLEYFFADRLEHNYPVRNECVGPLLAQPPQT from the coding sequence ATGAATTTCTGCAGCCATTGCGGCAACCCGGTGACCCTGCGCATCCCCACCGGCGACACACGTCCCCGATTCGTCTGCGGACATTGCCACCTTGTTCACTATCAGAACCCCAAAGTGGTAGCAGGCTGCCTCGCCGTATGGCAGGGGCAGGTCCTGTTATGCCGGCGGGCCATCGAGCCGCGCCGCGGTTTCTGGACCCTGCCGGCAGGCTTCATGGAAAATGGCGAAACCCTGCAGCACGCCGCCAGCCGCGAAACCATGGAAGAAGCCTGCGCCCAGGTGACCGACCTTGCGCTGTACACCGTTTTCGATCTGCCGCACATCAGCCAGGTGCAGGTGTTCTACCGTGCCGAAATGTCCGAGCCTGTGTTTGCCGTGGGTGAGGAAAGCCTGGAAGTGGGATTGTTCGCGCAAAATCAGATCCCTTGGGCGGAGCTCGCTTTCCCCACCGTCGGGCGTACCTTAGAATACTTTTTCGCTGACCGGCTGGAGCACAACTATCCGGTCCGCAACGAGTGTGTGGGGCCGCTGCTCGCGCAGCCGCCTCAGACCTGA
- a CDS encoding L,D-transpeptidase family protein, with product MRCLTALFCLCFAVSAQAAFTVTVERKPVDQIGVVAKPGKRLGVDPIDKVLVLKTSRQLQLISGGEPLKSYRISLGKQPNGAKEREGDKRTPEGFYWLDWRKVSDRFNLAMHVSYPNISDAARARREGVAPGSMIMIHGTPIDAEYPEWYFATLDWTDGCIAMKNDDMREVWSLVKDGTMIEIRP from the coding sequence ATGCGCTGCCTGACCGCCCTGTTCTGCCTGTGCTTTGCCGTGAGCGCCCAGGCGGCCTTCACCGTTACCGTGGAACGCAAGCCGGTTGACCAGATCGGCGTTGTTGCTAAACCCGGCAAGCGCCTGGGCGTGGATCCGATCGACAAGGTGCTGGTGCTCAAGACCAGCCGCCAGTTGCAATTGATCAGCGGCGGCGAGCCGCTCAAGAGCTATCGCATCTCGCTGGGCAAGCAGCCCAACGGTGCCAAGGAGCGCGAAGGCGACAAGCGCACCCCCGAGGGTTTCTACTGGCTCGACTGGCGCAAGGTCAGCGATCGGTTCAACCTGGCCATGCACGTTTCCTACCCCAATATCAGCGACGCGGCCCGGGCTCGCCGCGAGGGCGTCGCACCGGGCAGCATGATCATGATCCACGGCACCCCGATCGACGCGGAGTATCCGGAATGGTACTTCGCGACTCTGGACTGGACCGATGGCTGCATTGCCATGAAAAACGACGACATGCGTGAAGTGTGGAGCCTGGTCAAGGACGGCACGATGATCGAGATCCGGCCTTGA
- a CDS encoding ShlB/FhaC/HecB family hemolysin secretion/activation protein: MTIFRKHCLLSALLFGPALALADTNAPQVDDQLLRQFDSQRLEREAAERAQRLETLRKDAGEQAAPSPQQVERDTDCWPVSAVRVQDNQLLDTETLQAVLQPWVSPCIGINDVNQMLIALTGAYVKAGYVAARPYVVQPPEAGGDLVIAMLEGFVESIEMADGSTDLSLGSAFPAMIGRPLKLTDVESGLDQLNRLRSVDLTLDIAPGEQVGGTRIILRPGSTQKSWTMGTGLNNRGSDSSGRHQAQLSLSLDNPLHLNDSLAASYAHSLDAGAGFSRQGGLFYEIPYGRWTLNASASRFESQAPLPNRHRVAQSLDSYGLKLDRSLWRNQTTLLNAHLRLDQTHTDLLFDDTTVHNGRTTLSVASVGLNLTHLGDSVWTGYLGYARGQGWLGGDRTPLRHDAPQPHFEKYRGTVTRRSLFDLLERRWAWNTELDLQYSPDPLPSLEQLRLASSSGVRGYRLDSQPVSQGATLRNTLSTSQRLAQGLYLTPRAGLDAGWGQHTYNKVDTQHAIGVSAGVILSWADGQIALDYQRGLQRRGSSTLEPGFWIFGLSQAF, from the coding sequence ATGACGATTTTCCGCAAACACTGCCTGTTATCCGCACTGCTGTTCGGTCCGGCCCTGGCGCTGGCCGACACAAACGCCCCTCAAGTGGATGACCAGCTTCTGCGTCAATTCGACAGCCAGCGCCTCGAGCGCGAGGCTGCCGAACGCGCGCAGCGGTTGGAGACATTGCGCAAGGACGCAGGCGAGCAAGCAGCGCCTAGCCCTCAACAGGTCGAACGCGATACCGACTGCTGGCCGGTGTCGGCCGTGCGAGTGCAGGACAACCAGCTCCTGGACACCGAGACTCTGCAAGCCGTCCTCCAGCCTTGGGTCTCGCCCTGCATAGGGATCAACGATGTCAACCAGATGCTGATCGCACTGACCGGAGCTTACGTGAAGGCCGGTTACGTCGCCGCCAGGCCCTATGTGGTTCAACCGCCCGAAGCCGGTGGTGATCTGGTCATCGCCATGCTCGAAGGCTTCGTCGAATCGATCGAAATGGCCGATGGCAGTACCGACCTGTCCCTGGGCAGCGCCTTCCCCGCAATGATCGGACGGCCACTCAAGCTCACCGATGTGGAAAGTGGCCTGGACCAGCTCAACCGTTTGCGTTCGGTCGACCTGACCCTGGACATCGCGCCCGGAGAACAAGTGGGCGGTACGCGGATCATCCTGCGTCCAGGGAGTACGCAAAAGTCCTGGACCATGGGCACTGGCCTGAACAACCGCGGCAGTGACAGTTCCGGGCGTCACCAAGCGCAATTGAGCTTGAGCCTGGACAATCCACTTCACCTCAACGACTCCCTGGCCGCCAGCTACGCCCATAGCCTGGACGCAGGGGCAGGCTTCAGTCGCCAGGGAGGGTTGTTCTACGAGATACCCTACGGACGCTGGACCCTGAACGCTTCGGCAAGTCGTTTCGAGTCGCAGGCTCCCCTGCCCAACCGCCATCGGGTGGCGCAGAGCCTGGACAGCTACGGGCTCAAGCTGGATCGCAGCCTCTGGCGCAATCAGACAACGCTTCTCAACGCGCACCTGCGTCTGGACCAGACCCATACCGACCTGCTGTTCGACGATACGACCGTGCACAACGGTCGCACGACGCTCAGCGTTGCCAGCGTCGGGCTGAACCTGACTCACCTGGGTGATTCGGTATGGACTGGCTACCTGGGCTATGCCCGTGGGCAAGGCTGGCTGGGGGGGGATCGCACCCCTTTGCGCCATGACGCCCCTCAGCCGCATTTCGAAAAGTACCGCGGTACGGTCACCCGCCGGTCGCTGTTCGATCTGCTGGAGCGTCGCTGGGCGTGGAACACCGAACTGGATCTTCAGTACAGCCCGGACCCTCTGCCGAGCCTGGAGCAACTACGTCTGGCCAGCAGCAGTGGCGTGCGTGGCTACCGCCTGGACAGCCAGCCGGTCTCCCAGGGCGCCACGTTGCGCAACACCCTGAGCACTTCGCAACGACTTGCCCAAGGCCTTTACCTGACCCCTCGCGCCGGGCTCGACGCAGGTTGGGGGCAGCACACCTACAACAAGGTCGACACCCAGCACGCCATTGGCGTGAGCGCCGGTGTGATCTTGAGCTGGGCCGATGGCCAGATCGCTCTGGACTACCAGCGCGGCCTGCAACGGCGCGGCAGCTCCACCCTGGAACCAGGTTTCTGGATCTTCGGGCTTTCTCAAGCTTTCTGA
- a CDS encoding hemagglutinin repeat-containing protein, translating into MKKNLRCIQRDTLRLAIASIVLAPYMAGADVIQPGAGRGENPIILDNPGQAPVIDIVAPNAAGLSHNRYEQYNVGVPGVVLNNSLQSGRAHVGGQFQDVQANSQFKGQAASTILNEVVGRRRSEINGEQLIFGQPADYVLSNPNGISLNGARLNLGVDKQATFLVGRPQIEAGKIVGFDTHVDIDPRAAIRVDSDGVTVNGGSLALITPTIDQQGRISAADKLDILLGSHKVDANTLAINDVQQTSFKADARLVGAMHAGRINILSTRQGAGINMGISEIQARQGIDITSQGHLTMGSVAKHDGLTTQGVVSAGDGDVRLGAAADLNIMSVAISGASVTADAGANLNLDTLTRTVESSRRTGVDNDWYILPAGATITTVDKTQTEHLTNSLNATQNVTLTAGNNARLAATRVKSAGDVAISAGNTLELTANVDRTRDSVTVSNQRQGPQRLNSTSTQTTQSAASSVVEGQAINLAGRAIKVTGSDLSSRSDLTLSAIDSLDIGNVALHGSVVQDSREGHVIVRRSATEVHDREKTQDHRGSKLTARDGRIAAKADRVDLVAAQLEAGDIILESLADNLTVEGVQDQQHIENARLTTGLFKSSDRHYDRTQSKYQGSSINASGSVKLDGKGDVRIIGSSVAAAGDLTVKADEHLTVAAGEESLESTLKGDDWKLTVFVEAAGPGSGQPLDEVQGASGQWNAGAGLSQKWKLDTAQLSTHQASSLKGRNVTLEAAQTLAIIGSSVDAVQDVALDAKDMRILATEAQRSFRNKETGRTVNYEITAGIDRVGTGYAFALQTDTDGRSESIHTRSTIKAGNDASLTTKKLTTEAALVEAGQLLKVRADEAYNKTATDVTKTALDYNKIKLSAGSSLDYGAITRQVQKLWTGVDQTSLYATGLEDGMLPWSVGVNLKGDYLDRETQSLTHLARVSEFQGGTVDVAVTGALHDIGTRYESTMGTLDLRAKSHTMDAAKNSVRTTIDSLGVDAIARLESSTGADWTLGAAARGYSSAQHKTVETAVVGSLTGKTGIGVQLGTNGLYEGTRLSSHSGPIRIDAGGNLQVLQATNSIVKYDDGTRGRGAVQINGTVTPAPVVQGGAVSGSGQYTELTSKETTAIGATFDTPGAVELTAQGNVIMQGTAVGSQNAPVGSLSINAGQSAVVLAGIDTAKEEGNVYGGGGSFKAGARPQSGGRPLGGGASFELGQTQENSAKRHGSQWHVLGNLAVSAGSSQQAAILLEGLQATADRIQLDARAGGIHAIAAHSIIHRDNKLISAAVELGGASGGAKSFAVDELSAKFKLAYDKLKSSTHANATLTAGTVEFNSPGELRLAGAQVNAQQVSGSVGSLQAISVQDNVDGTKVDIDVEVGKGGDQWGAIGSLATLAGDWGVKNKERLDQLNSTYSTDISGKFDFDMRRELRNTVAQSTVINGRDSLGLNVLGTTRLTGAQLQTGGTLPAQNPDLLQTSNLSSRDRLVTISSLALTPSLSAIKDVYSHLQKDKPEEVVIDTGLFRAGGHNRTQDLTGGVERLSL; encoded by the coding sequence ATGAAAAAAAATCTACGTTGCATTCAACGCGACACCTTGCGCCTGGCGATTGCCTCCATCGTGCTCGCCCCCTACATGGCCGGCGCGGACGTCATCCAGCCTGGCGCAGGGCGGGGGGAGAATCCGATCATCCTGGACAACCCAGGCCAGGCGCCGGTTATCGATATCGTCGCGCCCAATGCCGCCGGCCTCTCACACAACCGCTACGAGCAGTACAACGTCGGCGTGCCCGGCGTGGTCTTGAACAACAGCCTGCAGTCAGGTCGCGCCCATGTGGGTGGCCAGTTCCAGGATGTTCAGGCCAACAGCCAGTTCAAGGGACAGGCAGCCAGCACCATTCTCAATGAGGTGGTGGGCCGCCGCCGTTCGGAAATCAACGGTGAGCAGTTGATTTTCGGTCAGCCGGCCGACTATGTACTCAGCAACCCCAACGGGATTTCCCTCAATGGCGCACGACTCAACCTGGGTGTGGACAAGCAGGCGACCTTTTTGGTGGGTCGACCGCAGATCGAGGCAGGTAAAATCGTCGGGTTCGATACCCATGTCGACATCGATCCACGTGCGGCAATCAGAGTCGACTCCGATGGTGTAACCGTCAACGGCGGCTCACTGGCCTTGATCACACCGACGATCGACCAGCAGGGTCGGATCAGTGCAGCCGACAAACTCGACATTCTGTTGGGTTCACACAAGGTCGATGCCAATACCTTGGCAATCAACGATGTCCAGCAGACCTCCTTCAAGGCCGATGCTCGTCTGGTAGGTGCGATGCACGCTGGCCGAATCAACATCTTGAGCACGCGCCAGGGCGCGGGAATCAACATGGGCATCAGTGAGATTCAGGCACGTCAGGGCATCGATATCACGTCGCAAGGGCACCTGACCATGGGCAGCGTGGCCAAGCACGATGGCCTGACGACTCAAGGCGTGGTCAGCGCTGGCGATGGTGATGTGCGGCTGGGCGCGGCGGCGGATCTGAACATCATGTCGGTGGCCATCAGTGGCGCGTCGGTTACCGCCGACGCTGGCGCGAACCTCAACCTGGATACCCTGACTCGCACCGTGGAGTCCAGCCGAAGGACAGGTGTCGACAACGACTGGTACATCTTGCCCGCAGGCGCAACCATCACCACGGTCGACAAGACGCAGACCGAACATCTGACGAACAGCCTGAACGCCACGCAGAACGTGACCTTGACCGCCGGCAACAATGCCCGACTCGCGGCCACCCGCGTCAAGAGCGCTGGCGACGTGGCAATCAGCGCAGGAAATACCCTGGAGTTGACCGCCAACGTCGACCGCACCCGCGATAGCGTCACGGTCAGCAATCAACGCCAGGGCCCTCAACGGCTCAACAGCACATCCACCCAGACGACCCAGAGCGCAGCATCCAGTGTCGTCGAAGGCCAGGCGATCAATCTGGCAGGGCGTGCGATAAAGGTCACCGGCAGCGACTTGAGCAGTCGCAGCGATTTGACGCTGTCCGCCATCGACAGTCTGGACATCGGCAATGTCGCCCTTCATGGCTCGGTCGTACAGGATAGCCGAGAAGGCCACGTGATCGTCCGCCGGTCCGCGACGGAGGTGCACGATCGTGAGAAGACCCAAGACCATCGCGGTAGCAAACTGACCGCCCGCGACGGCAGGATCGCCGCCAAGGCCGATCGTGTGGACCTTGTGGCTGCGCAATTGGAGGCCGGGGATATCATCCTCGAAAGTCTGGCAGACAACCTGACGGTTGAAGGAGTGCAAGACCAGCAACACATCGAAAACGCCCGCCTGACCACCGGGCTGTTCAAGTCGTCCGACCGTCATTACGACCGCACGCAAAGCAAGTATCAAGGCAGCTCCATCAATGCCAGTGGCTCTGTGAAACTCGACGGCAAGGGTGACGTTCGTATCATCGGCTCCAGCGTTGCGGCTGCCGGGGATCTGACGGTCAAGGCCGATGAACACCTGACCGTGGCTGCCGGCGAGGAAAGCCTCGAATCCACGCTCAAGGGCGATGACTGGAAGCTCACTGTATTCGTCGAGGCGGCCGGCCCCGGTTCGGGCCAGCCACTGGATGAGGTTCAAGGAGCCTCGGGACAGTGGAACGCAGGCGCTGGGCTGAGCCAGAAGTGGAAGCTGGACACCGCTCAGTTGAGTACTCACCAAGCCAGTAGCCTCAAGGGCCGTAACGTTACCCTCGAGGCTGCGCAGACCCTGGCCATTATCGGTTCTTCGGTGGATGCCGTGCAGGACGTGGCGCTCGATGCCAAGGACATGCGTATTCTCGCCACCGAGGCGCAACGCAGCTTCCGCAACAAGGAAACCGGCAGGACGGTCAATTACGAAATCACAGCCGGTATCGATCGAGTGGGCACCGGATACGCATTCGCCCTGCAGACCGACACCGATGGGCGCAGTGAAAGCATTCACACACGCAGCACGATCAAAGCGGGCAATGACGCCTCTTTGACGACGAAAAAACTCACGACCGAGGCCGCGCTGGTGGAAGCCGGCCAGTTGTTGAAAGTGCGCGCCGACGAAGCCTATAACAAGACCGCCACCGACGTCACCAAAACGGCACTGGACTACAACAAGATCAAATTGAGTGCGGGCAGCTCGCTGGATTACGGCGCCATCACCCGCCAGGTGCAGAAGCTGTGGACCGGCGTCGACCAGACCAGTCTGTATGCCACCGGCCTGGAGGACGGCATGCTGCCATGGAGCGTGGGCGTCAACCTCAAAGGCGACTACCTGGACCGCGAAACCCAATCGCTGACCCATCTCGCCCGCGTGTCGGAGTTCCAGGGCGGCACTGTCGATGTCGCGGTGACCGGCGCGCTGCACGACATCGGCACCCGCTACGAAAGTACGATGGGCACGCTTGACCTGCGTGCAAAGAGCCACACCATGGACGCGGCCAAAAACAGCGTGCGCACCACGATCGATTCCCTGGGGGTTGATGCAATTGCCCGGCTGGAAAGTTCGACCGGAGCCGATTGGACCTTGGGCGCCGCAGCTCGCGGCTACAGCAGCGCGCAACACAAGACGGTAGAGACCGCCGTGGTGGGCAGCCTGACTGGCAAGACGGGGATCGGCGTCCAGCTGGGTACCAACGGACTGTACGAAGGAACACGGTTGAGCAGCCACTCGGGCCCGATCCGTATCGACGCGGGTGGCAACCTGCAGGTTCTCCAGGCCACCAACAGTATCGTCAAATATGACGATGGGACGCGCGGACGTGGTGCAGTGCAGATCAACGGCACCGTCACTCCGGCCCCGGTGGTTCAGGGTGGCGCCGTGAGCGGCAGTGGCCAGTACACCGAGTTGACCAGCAAGGAGACCACGGCCATTGGCGCCACATTCGATACCCCTGGTGCCGTCGAGCTCACAGCACAAGGCAACGTGATCATGCAGGGCACCGCTGTCGGTTCGCAGAATGCACCCGTCGGCAGCCTGTCGATCAACGCCGGCCAGAGCGCCGTCGTCCTGGCAGGCATCGATACCGCCAAGGAAGAAGGCAACGTTTATGGAGGTGGCGGCTCATTCAAGGCCGGAGCTCGCCCTCAATCCGGAGGTCGGCCACTGGGTGGCGGTGCGAGCTTCGAATTGGGCCAGACTCAGGAAAATTCCGCAAAACGTCACGGTTCGCAGTGGCACGTGCTAGGAAATCTGGCCGTCTCGGCGGGCAGCAGTCAGCAGGCAGCCATATTGCTGGAGGGCCTGCAAGCCACGGCCGATCGAATCCAGCTGGACGCCCGCGCCGGGGGCATTCACGCGATCGCCGCCCACTCCATCATCCACCGGGACAACAAGCTCATTTCGGCAGCGGTCGAACTGGGTGGTGCGTCGGGTGGCGCGAAGTCCTTCGCGGTCGATGAATTGAGCGCGAAGTTCAAGCTCGCCTATGACAAGCTCAAAAGCAGCACGCACGCCAACGCCACACTGACGGCTGGTACGGTTGAATTCAACAGCCCGGGTGAGTTGCGGCTGGCCGGGGCTCAGGTGAATGCCCAGCAGGTGAGCGGGTCGGTGGGTAGCCTTCAGGCAATCAGCGTCCAGGACAATGTGGATGGGACGAAAGTCGACATCGATGTCGAGGTTGGCAAAGGCGGTGATCAGTGGGGCGCGATCGGCAGCCTGGCAACCCTGGCAGGCGACTGGGGTGTCAAGAACAAAGAGCGCCTGGATCAATTGAACAGCACCTACTCGACCGACATTTCGGGCAAGTTCGACTTCGACATGCGTCGCGAGCTACGCAACACGGTGGCTCAGAGCACCGTCATCAATGGTCGCGACAGTCTCGGCCTGAACGTTCTCGGGACAACTCGCCTGACTGGCGCTCAATTGCAGACCGGGGGCACTCTCCCGGCACAGAACCCGGATCTGCTGCAGACCAGTAACCTGAGTTCGCGCGACCGACTGGTGACGATCTCATCGCTGGCACTCACGCCTTCGTTGAGCGCAATCAAGGATGTGTACAGCCATCTGCAGAAGGACAAGCCGGAAGAAGTCGTCATCGACACCGGTCTGTTCCGTGCAGGCGGCCACAATCGGACCCAGGATCTGACAGGGGGTGTGGAAAGACTCTCGCTCTGA